One Thiobacillus sp. genomic region harbors:
- the mpl gene encoding UDP-N-acetylmuramate:L-alanyl-gamma-D-glutamyl-meso-diaminopimelate ligase, whose product MHIHILGICGTFMGGIAVIAQQAGHTVTGCDANVYPPMSTQLEALGIKLMEGFGTEQLALEPDIWVIGNVVTRGKQPLMEEILNRGLPYISGPQWLAENILHPQNVSAKTNAPDGGLGRSQNVPHEKWVLAVAGTHGKTTTSSMLAWVLEDCGLHPGYLIGGVPMNFGVSARLTDSPFFVIEADEYDTAFFDKRSKFVHYRPRTAVLNNLEYDHADIFPDLAAIETQFHHLVRTVPGNGLVVSNGREESLERVLARGCWTPVERFGLQGGWRAEPVNTGLRASHFDVWLGEALQGRVQWNLLGEHNRQNALATIAAARHAGVPARDAIDALSRFQNVKRRMEVRGQVNGVTVYDDFAHHPTAIATTVAGLRAKLSAVHSGARILAVLEPRSNTMKLGVMKAQLPASLEGADRVYCYSGGIDWDASGALSPLGDKAHTYADLSGLVEAVAREARHGDHVLVMSNGGFGGIHDKLLARLGEAALLDV is encoded by the coding sequence ATGCATATCCACATCCTCGGCATCTGCGGCACCTTCATGGGCGGCATCGCCGTCATCGCCCAGCAGGCGGGCCATACCGTCACCGGTTGCGACGCCAACGTCTACCCGCCCATGAGCACCCAGCTGGAGGCCCTGGGCATCAAGCTCATGGAAGGCTTCGGCACCGAGCAGCTGGCACTGGAACCGGATATCTGGGTGATCGGCAACGTGGTCACCCGGGGCAAGCAGCCCCTCATGGAGGAAATCCTCAACCGGGGCCTGCCCTACATATCCGGGCCCCAGTGGCTGGCGGAAAACATTCTGCATCCGCAGAATGTTTCGGCGAAGACTAATGCGCCGGATGGCGGGTTAGGTCGCAGCCAAAACGTGCCTCATGAAAAATGGGTCTTGGCCGTGGCGGGCACCCACGGCAAGACCACCACGTCCTCCATGCTGGCCTGGGTGCTTGAGGACTGCGGCCTCCATCCCGGCTATCTCATCGGCGGCGTGCCCATGAACTTCGGCGTGTCCGCCCGGCTCACCGATTCGCCCTTCTTCGTCATCGAGGCGGACGAGTACGACACCGCCTTCTTCGACAAGCGTTCCAAGTTCGTGCATTACCGCCCCCGCACGGCCGTGCTGAACAACCTGGAATACGACCACGCCGACATCTTCCCGGACCTGGCGGCCATCGAGACCCAGTTCCACCACCTGGTGCGCACCGTGCCGGGCAATGGCCTGGTGGTGAGCAACGGCAGGGAGGAAAGCCTGGAACGGGTGCTGGCCCGGGGCTGCTGGACGCCGGTGGAGCGCTTTGGACTGCAGGGCGGTTGGCGGGCCGAGCCGGTCAACACGGGTTTGCGTGCCTCCCATTTCGACGTCTGGCTGGGTGAAGCCCTGCAAGGCCGGGTGCAGTGGAACCTGCTGGGGGAGCATAACCGCCAGAATGCCCTGGCCACCATTGCCGCCGCCCGTCACGCGGGGGTGCCTGCCAGGGACGCCATCGATGCCTTGTCCCGTTTCCAGAATGTGAAGCGGCGCATGGAGGTGAGGGGCCAGGTCAATGGCGTCACGGTCTACGACGACTTCGCCCACCACCCCACTGCCATCGCCACCACGGTGGCGGGCCTGCGCGCCAAGCTCAGTGCCGTCCACTCCGGCGCTCGCATTCTTGCCGTGCTGGAGCCCCGTTCCAACACCATGAAGCTGGGGGTGATGAAGGCCCAGCTGCCTGCCAGCCTGGAAGGTGCGGACCGGGTGTACTGCTACAGCGGCGGCATCGACTGGGATGCTTCAGGCGCGCTTTCCCCCCTGGGAGACAAGGCGCATACCTATGCCGACCTGTCCGGCCTGGTGGAGGCCGTGGCCAGGGAGGCCCGGCACGGCGACCACGTCCTGGTCATGAGCAACGGCGGCTTCGGCGGCATTCACGACAAGCTTCTGGCCCGCCTGGGTGAAGCGGCATTACTGGACGTTTGA
- a CDS encoding GGDEF domain-containing protein, translating into MAQTPNVIGITVMQRLKETGEPPTPENYERLYYEISGLPPPAKASGASKNDQATAICMELVQVVREMVQDVSDKTGNLAKDLDERNKGLSDNVNTLKSSRDKGEILRLLSSVVMQASGIQNTVEASHKELQETRYALVNMQNELSETRQLLNEDALTGALNRRGLDQTLDREVARCQRTNGKLSLAMVDLDFFKRINDEFGHSAGDNMLVHFTSLIRSVLRKSDALVRYGGEEFTLILPDTDSRGAMLVLIRLQQVMQKSPLMFEGNKINTTFSGGVASLAQDENGHALLRRADEALYKAKQSGRDKILLAT; encoded by the coding sequence ATGGCCCAAACCCCAAACGTCATCGGCATCACCGTCATGCAGCGGCTCAAGGAGACGGGTGAACCTCCTACGCCCGAGAACTACGAGCGCCTGTATTACGAAATTTCCGGACTGCCGCCCCCGGCGAAGGCTTCCGGGGCCAGCAAGAACGACCAGGCTACAGCCATCTGCATGGAACTGGTCCAGGTGGTGCGGGAAATGGTCCAGGACGTGAGCGACAAGACCGGCAACCTGGCCAAGGATCTTGACGAAAGGAACAAGGGCCTTTCAGACAACGTCAACACCCTGAAGTCCAGCCGCGACAAGGGCGAAATCCTGCGCCTGCTGTCCTCCGTGGTCATGCAGGCCAGCGGCATCCAGAACACGGTGGAAGCCAGCCACAAGGAACTGCAGGAGACCCGTTATGCCCTGGTCAACATGCAGAACGAGCTCTCCGAAACCCGCCAGCTCCTCAACGAGGACGCCCTCACCGGCGCCCTGAACCGGCGTGGTCTGGACCAGACCCTGGACCGGGAAGTCGCCCGCTGCCAGCGCACCAACGGCAAACTCTCCCTGGCCATGGTGGACCTGGATTTTTTCAAGAGAATCAACGACGAGTTCGGCCACTCGGCGGGAGACAACATGCTGGTGCATTTCACATCCCTCATCCGCTCGGTACTGCGCAAGTCGGATGCCCTGGTGCGCTACGGCGGCGAGGAATTCACCCTGATATTGCCGGATACGGATTCCCGGGGAGCCATGCTGGTGCTCATACGGTTGCAGCAGGTCATGCAGAAGTCCCCCCTCATGTTCGAGGGCAACAAGATCAACACCACATTCAGCGGCGGCGTAGCCAGCCTGGCGCAGGATGAAAACGGCCATGCCTTGCTGCGGCGGGCGGACGAGGCTTTGTACAAGGCCAAGCAGTCCGGCCGCGACAAGATCCTCCTGGCCACCTGA
- the rsmB gene encoding 16S rRNA (cytosine(967)-C(5))-methyltransferase RsmB — protein sequence MPVSPARVLAAQLVNAVLLEGRSLTQAIGHWREQPSPQDPRVLAAAQNLAYGTLRRAGRLRFFLSTLAGRPLTPPDLLGPLMVGLFELDTEASPPYAAVNETVAMVGRDHPRARGFANALLRNFQRRRAELEQSAQEDDEARWNFPLWWLERLQDAYPSHWQDIVAAQNSHPPMTLRVNVRRTDLTTYAALLRTAGHACHQTGPWALTLEQPVPVGELPHFADGWASVQDLGAQWAAPLLDCADGMRALDACAAPGGKTAHLLEVHELHLTALDNDGRRLDQVRDTLARLGLEAKVMPADAGRPDAWWDGRPFDRILLDAPCTASGVVRRHPDGKWLKRAEDMQHLAKEQARLLDALWPLLRVGGKMLYATCSLFPGENEDQIRAFLERHPEARAEPLTLPGLDHGTAHCQVLPGPETDGFFYARLLKRK from the coding sequence GTGCCCGTCAGCCCGGCCAGAGTCCTCGCCGCCCAGCTCGTCAATGCTGTTCTGCTGGAGGGCCGCAGCCTGACCCAGGCCATCGGCCATTGGCGCGAGCAGCCCAGTCCCCAGGACCCCCGCGTCCTTGCCGCCGCCCAGAACCTGGCCTACGGCACCTTGCGACGGGCAGGGCGGCTGCGGTTCTTCCTCTCTACCCTCGCCGGCCGGCCCCTGACCCCCCCGGACCTGCTGGGCCCCCTGATGGTGGGCCTCTTCGAGCTGGACACCGAGGCCAGCCCGCCCTATGCCGCCGTGAACGAGACCGTGGCCATGGTGGGGCGGGACCATCCCCGGGCCCGGGGTTTCGCCAACGCCCTGCTGCGGAATTTCCAGCGTCGCCGCGCGGAACTTGAGCAAAGCGCCCAGGAAGACGATGAAGCCCGCTGGAACTTCCCCCTTTGGTGGCTGGAGCGCCTCCAGGACGCCTACCCGTCCCACTGGCAGGACATCGTCGCCGCCCAGAACAGCCACCCGCCCATGACCCTGAGGGTCAATGTCCGGCGCACGGACTTGACCACCTATGCCGCCCTGCTTCGGACCGCCGGCCATGCCTGCCACCAGACCGGCCCCTGGGCCCTCACCCTGGAGCAGCCCGTGCCCGTGGGCGAATTGCCTCACTTCGCCGACGGCTGGGCCTCGGTACAGGACCTGGGCGCCCAATGGGCCGCACCCCTGCTGGATTGCGCCGACGGCATGCGGGCGCTGGATGCCTGCGCGGCCCCAGGGGGCAAGACCGCCCACCTGCTGGAGGTCCACGAACTGCACCTGACCGCCCTGGACAACGATGGCCGCCGCCTGGATCAGGTGCGGGACACCCTGGCCCGCCTGGGCCTTGAGGCCAAAGTCATGCCGGCGGATGCTGGCCGCCCAGACGCCTGGTGGGACGGCCGCCCCTTCGACCGCATCCTGCTGGACGCCCCCTGTACCGCCTCCGGCGTGGTCCGCCGCCACCCGGACGGCAAGTGGCTCAAGCGCGCCGAAGATATGCAACATCTGGCCAAGGAACAGGCCAGGCTGCTGGATGCACTGTGGCCCCTGCTGCGGGTGGGTGGCAAAATGCTCTATGCCACATGCAGCCTGTTCCCCGGCGAGAACGAGGACCAGATTCGCGCATTCCTGGAGCGCCATCCGGAGGCCCGCGCCGAGCCCCTCACCCTGCCCGGCCTGGACCATGGAACGGCCCATTGCCAGGTGCTGCCCGGACCGGAGACCGATGGATTCTTTTATGCCCGCCTGCTCAAGAGAAAGTGA
- a CDS encoding DUF4390 domain-containing protein, which produces MADSWGSLIESFLRASLFLLAAICVMGPAGVRAEGISLAQLEVTQKGELFQLSGHFDIQLSDTMQKALHRGVQLSFVQAVESERERAYWLAESLTEQERTIRLSYNALLRQYYVTLAGVSTSHEGLPEALRAVGDLRDWAVLNIKQMKKKSQYSFFVRMYLDISQLPKPLQVNALASSTRWQLDSGWQEKAVKY; this is translated from the coding sequence ATGGCGGATTCCTGGGGGTCGCTGATAGAGAGCTTCCTGCGCGCCAGCCTCTTCCTGCTGGCGGCTATTTGCGTCATGGGTCCGGCCGGTGTCCGGGCCGAGGGCATCTCCCTGGCCCAACTGGAAGTGACCCAGAAGGGCGAGTTGTTCCAGCTCTCCGGCCACTTCGACATCCAGCTTTCCGACACCATGCAAAAGGCCCTGCACCGGGGCGTGCAGCTCTCCTTCGTACAGGCCGTGGAAAGCGAAAGGGAGCGGGCCTACTGGCTGGCGGAAAGCCTGACGGAACAGGAACGCACCATCCGCCTGTCCTACAACGCCCTGTTGCGCCAGTACTACGTGACCCTGGCTGGCGTCTCCACCAGCCACGAAGGCCTGCCGGAAGCCTTGCGTGCCGTGGGGGATCTGCGGGACTGGGCCGTGCTCAACATCAAGCAGATGAAGAAGAAGTCCCAATACAGTTTCTTCGTGCGCATGTACCTGGACATCTCCCAACTGCCCAAACCCCTGCAGGTGAACGCCCTGGCTTCCTCCACCCGCTGGCAGCTGGATTCGGGCTGGCAGGAGAAGGCGGTGAAGTACTGA
- a CDS encoding HAMP domain-containing protein, translated as MFYLVAISLLLGSVLIGLLAAAADNTSFFAGNLHVLLGITVATAVGLALLIVYQAVVLIRRIRAGVFGAKLTARLFLIIGLMALVPGMVVYGISVQFLISSIESWFDVRMERALEGGLSLGRSALEHVQREVVRKSENLAQQLADLPAVIQTGRLDDLREAAGLQEVALFDVNGGMLGFSSGSRDSLLPPPPDQGAIWQAKLQQPWSRLQASEKGSGISVHVVVPVNLVALAEQIRILQVIQPVPSQLAADAQEVEAARQSYQELDISRLGLKRLYGISLTLALALALFSAFTLAFLLSERLAAPLRALARGTRAVARGDFTQVTTVASRDELGMLTQSFNRMTRQLADARAIAEERQDKILEANAYLEGVLASVTTGVVTLEHDLSVRLANPAAAAILGAARGDLENRPLSAWGQDRPSNGLAAFAAEMVEHFRENPTGSWLEQLELATPEGNRILLARGTPLSAADMPDYVLVLDDVTQLMQAQRDAAWGEAARRMAHEIKNPLTPIQLSAERLEAKLSDRLEGAARDILTRATATIVGQVNAMKGLVDAFAQYARLPSPRIERLDINALVHEVAHLYEESAQLETALAEDLPPVAGDPALLRQVLVNLIKNAQEAVGEGTRPHIRVRTLLHGDHVDLCVEDNGPGFPDELKGRMFEPYATTKPKGTGLGLPVVKKIVEEHHGSITVSNMDNGGAQVCVRLPALKET; from the coding sequence ATGTTCTACCTGGTCGCCATCAGTCTGCTGCTGGGGTCAGTCCTCATCGGCCTGCTGGCCGCCGCCGCGGACAACACCAGCTTCTTCGCTGGCAACCTGCATGTGCTGCTGGGCATCACCGTGGCCACGGCCGTCGGCCTGGCACTGCTCATCGTCTACCAGGCCGTAGTCCTGATCCGGCGCATCCGCGCCGGCGTGTTCGGCGCCAAGCTCACAGCCCGCCTGTTTCTCATCATCGGCCTCATGGCCCTGGTGCCGGGCATGGTGGTGTACGGCATCTCGGTACAGTTCCTCATCAGTTCCATCGAATCCTGGTTCGACGTGCGCATGGAACGTGCCCTGGAGGGCGGCCTCTCCCTGGGCCGTTCCGCCCTGGAGCACGTGCAGCGGGAAGTGGTGCGCAAGAGCGAGAACCTGGCCCAGCAACTGGCGGACCTGCCCGCCGTGATCCAGACCGGCCGCCTGGACGACCTGCGGGAAGCCGCCGGCCTCCAGGAAGTCGCCCTGTTCGACGTCAACGGCGGCATGCTGGGTTTCTCCTCCGGCAGCCGTGACAGCCTGCTGCCCCCACCCCCGGACCAGGGCGCCATCTGGCAGGCCAAGCTGCAACAGCCCTGGTCCCGCCTGCAGGCCTCGGAGAAGGGCAGCGGCATCTCCGTGCATGTGGTGGTGCCCGTCAACCTGGTGGCCCTGGCCGAGCAGATCCGCATCCTCCAGGTGATTCAGCCCGTGCCGAGCCAGTTGGCGGCCGACGCCCAGGAAGTGGAAGCCGCCCGCCAGAGCTACCAGGAACTGGACATCTCCCGCCTGGGGCTCAAGCGCCTTTATGGCATCTCCCTCACCCTGGCCCTGGCCCTGGCCCTGTTCTCCGCCTTCACCCTGGCCTTCCTGCTTTCTGAACGCCTTGCAGCGCCCCTGCGGGCCCTGGCAAGGGGCACCCGCGCCGTGGCCCGGGGCGACTTCACCCAGGTGACCACCGTGGCCAGCCGGGACGAACTGGGCATGCTCACCCAGTCCTTCAACCGCATGACCCGCCAGCTGGCGGACGCCCGGGCCATCGCCGAGGAGCGGCAAGACAAGATCCTGGAGGCCAACGCCTACCTGGAAGGGGTGCTGGCCAGCGTCACCACCGGCGTGGTCACCCTGGAGCACGATCTTTCCGTGCGGCTGGCCAACCCTGCCGCCGCCGCCATCCTGGGCGCCGCCCGCGGCGACCTGGAAAACAGGCCCCTGTCCGCCTGGGGCCAGGACCGCCCCAGCAACGGCCTGGCCGCTTTCGCCGCCGAGATGGTGGAACACTTCCGCGAGAACCCCACCGGCTCCTGGCTGGAACAGCTGGAACTGGCCACGCCGGAAGGCAACCGCATCCTCCTGGCCAGGGGCACGCCCCTGTCCGCCGCCGACATGCCGGATTACGTGCTGGTGCTGGACGACGTGACCCAGCTCATGCAGGCCCAGCGGGACGCGGCCTGGGGAGAAGCCGCCCGGCGCATGGCCCACGAGATCAAGAACCCCCTCACTCCCATCCAGCTCTCCGCCGAACGCCTGGAAGCCAAGCTGTCGGACAGGCTGGAGGGCGCTGCCCGGGATATCCTCACCCGGGCCACCGCCACCATCGTGGGCCAGGTGAACGCCATGAAGGGCCTGGTGGATGCGTTCGCCCAGTATGCCCGCCTGCCCTCCCCCAGGATCGAGCGCCTGGACATCAACGCCCTGGTCCATGAGGTCGCCCATCTTTATGAAGAGTCGGCCCAGCTTGAGACGGCCCTGGCGGAGGACCTGCCTCCCGTGGCCGGCGACCCCGCCCTGCTGCGCCAGGTGCTGGTTAACCTCATCAAGAACGCCCAGGAGGCTGTCGGCGAAGGCACCAGGCCCCACATCCGCGTGCGCACACTGCTGCACGGGGACCACGTGGACCTGTGCGTGGAGGACAACGGTCCCGGCTTCCCGGATGAACTCAAGGGGCGCATGTTCGAGCCCTATGCCACAACCAAACCCAAAGGCACGGGCCTGGGCCTGCCTGTGGTAAAAAAGATCGTTGAGGAACACCATGGCAGTATCACGGTGAGCAATATGGATAATGGTGGCGCCCAGGTTTGTGTGCGCCTGCCCGCATTGAAGGAAACCTAG